The Manihot esculenta cultivar AM560-2 chromosome 8, M.esculenta_v8, whole genome shotgun sequence genomic interval tttattttaattaagagACTTGCAAAATCTCTTTTTTTGTATTCTTGGAGATGCATATGAATCATTTTATCAAGTTTTGTTTAGAGCTTTTACTATTTcattattataagatattatTAAACTTAAAAACTCAGAAATTCATCCAACAGTGAATGCATCAAATCTAAAAGGACTATTTAAAGTATGAAGTAAATAATATAGTATACAAATATTACATTCTTAGATAGAAAATACTCCAACCAAGAAGGGAACAACTTGAACCAAAATGATTGAAATCTCCATTAATGTTTTTCTCCAGATTTTGTATACTTTGACATAAtacattaatataatataagctCTACAAATTTTATCTTGCATGTATTATTCCCACATTTATTTTCACAAGTCTGGATTACGTACTAATGAATTGATATCACAACATTTTTCGACTTTAATTCCTCTAGTAGATTTATTATCACATATCAAAATATTAGAATCTACAGAAGCATTTGATTCCTCTGTAGAATTTGATATTTcgacattcttttttttttaaatctaggTTGCTTTGGTTCTGTTAGGGTTTTTTTTTGTGAGCTCTGTTTTGGGCTGATTGTATATGGACTTAGGGCTCTATcactgaaaaaaatataataataacatcATTACCATAGGGCTCGCACGCTAAATGCATAAATATAAAGCAACACCAAGGTCCACAGTGCCTATCCAGTCAATTACAAGGAACCAAAGTGTCTTAGCTTCAGAAGCGGGGGATTATCGTACACACTGCATCTCAACATTTTCCCCAATTTCTGGTGAACCCTGGGGCAAGGAAGCAATCTTTATTTAAGGGATCACCATCACATTACAGCCACATTAGCACAACCACTTATCACTTATAGCCATAGATCAGCAGATGAGTGAATTACAGGTTAAGAGCTTGTGCATGGTGGCTGATATGATCGTCGATGAAGGTGGAAACGAAATAGTAAGAGTGATCGTAACCGGGTTGAATTCGCAACAGAAGTGGAACATTACCACTTCTGCATGCCTCCTCAAACTTATGAGGCAACAACTGATCATGCAAGAACTTGTCATCCTCTCCCTGGTCAAACACGGCAGTAAATAATTAAGAGCACAAAGCAAAAACCTGAACTAAGCAACGAAGAAATGCACaataaaactatatatatatatatatatgtgtgtgtgtgatgAGTGACAGGCCAAAGAGGGGCAAGCAGAGGTAGTTGTCcctccaaaattttaatttttaaacgaAAGTAGATTAAATGtgagtttatttttaatatactgATACATTTAGTCCTCTCAAAGTAAGAAAAGTTTTaggaagtttattttttttattggtctaactaaacaaaaatttaacgatttcaaatttaataaattaaaattatgtctttattaaatctaattctaattaaattataattaatttagtataatcatattgaatttaaacttgttaaatatataatttgctCCTACATGTAAATAATACGTTAATGAATACTTTGACGCTCTAATCATAAATGTTGCATTTGCCCCCCTACATGTAAAGGTTATATCTTATATGTTTGAGAATGGAAATCTGAAtagtcctctctctctctctcttttcttgttctctctctctctacaagAGATCATCATTAGCAAGTGGTTCCAACTAATTTGGAGGAAGTGATGGCGAAGAAACACTTCAAGAAAAGACCTTTTACCATGTAAGAGTTgagaaaaaaaaacacttcTCCTTGTAGCCAATGATTTtatctcccttttttttttttgtttatggtATTTAAAAAGATCGTGGAATTGAGAAACTTGTTGATTACACAACACTTTATACAgcctttattaaaatataaactgCGGAAAAATACTCTTCCTATCTTTGGCAACTGCATAAACCATGACCTAAAACATTATGCCCTCAAATAGCAAGCAGCGCGGATATACTTATTACCCATTAAAGATACATCTTCATTTAATACTTCTCAAGGCAACATCAATATCTCTTGAATTAGGAAGTGATGCAGACAGAAAAAAATGAGGCCTATAAATTCATAGCAAGTTTCCTTCCGGACATCATTTCATAAAATGCCAGATAAAATCAGAGCGGGAAGGCAAATTTTACCTGATCAATTAAAATCGTAGCAGACACATCTTTAAACTTTGAAACCAGGGAAGTAGCATCATATTCCTGCATTTTTTTGCATTTTCACAATTACATCAAAGGCACTTCAGAAGTATAAATCAAGATGTGCATTCTTCATGCCACATACCTCCCAATCAGCTTTGTTGCCACCAAGATAATTTGTGAAAGCCTTTTGGCCCCAGGGACAATTTATAGGATTGGCAATTGGTGCAAAGGCAGAAACTGACTGGAAAATAAGCAAACAAAAGAGATGAAACAGAGAAAGGTTTAACAAAGGAAAGGAATCAACCATAAAAGTGAGAATAAATTATTGAATCTCATGATCACACACCAACTCTTTTCTCCCCATGCTTCCCCCACCCCCAATGAAGGAAAAGGACTTTCATCTAGTCTACGAGTGTTATCTCAATGCCAATTACATCCTACCTAAATGGTAAGAACAGTACTTGGGTGGGATGGTGAGGGTCATGGATTGAATCGTATCAACAATTAAAAAATGAGAGAGAAACAAAATTGCTCATTGATGTAAAAGAGCCTGCACAAGTCAGAACATCCAAAAGCAAAACAAAAATAATGATGAAATTTACCTTGTACTTATCAAGGTTCTTTAGATATATTGTTAAGGCACCATGACCACCCATTGAGTGACCAGATATAGATGCCCTTGATGTATCAAGCTGTGGAAAATTATTGCTGAGAAGTTTAGGCAGTTCCTTCACAACATAGTCATACATGCGCCAGTTTTTCCACTTCTCCTGAGTAGCATTAAGATAAAATCCAGCACCTAATGGGTGggaaaaaacaataaaattagaaaattaacaGCACTGAGCAAATTGAAGTCACGCCTTAATACTTGGACACACAGCCGTTTTTGGCAAGCTTGTATGCCAGTATTGCTGTGCCAcattgtagaaagataatacaGCACTGGGCTTTGATGCAAACTCTGTGattgatgaaaaaaataaagatatttgctGGTGAGAAAAGTGAAAACAAGAATGCCCCATGTCAGCTTTGCATCTGCAGGAAGCAAAGTAATGTAGAACCAAGAACACTCAAAggggaaaagaaaaggaatagTCTCTCAAATTTGATTAATTAGCCATTGCCAATAATAATAAGCTCTCTACTAAAATAACATAGATATCGTTAAGTTTCCTTGGTTGCATCATTCTCCTATGATTGGAAAATAATTGTCCACGAGTTTAGCAGTGCTGAAGAATCAAAAATGAATGTAAGGAATAAGCAATTTTATCTTCTTGGCTAGTAATAGGAATATTGAAAGAATGAACTTCATTCTTTCCTTCACATCTCCATGAAAAATTCTAGTCACAACTATGAAAAGTTATTAAATTCACCAGACAATAAAATTaggaaaattttcaatttccaTTGTCTTATCCATTTGGGATGCAATTTCCAAGCATAAGCATTTTCAGCAAGCAAACAATATATGCAAGTTTCAGAAGCTTAGCAGCCCAAGCCCATACCTACACCAAAATCCCAGCTTTCTGATTCTCCTTCCACATTCAGGCCTCCTGCAAGCAATAGAAGAAGAAATGACAAATTGTCAGCAAAACAGATCCTAGAATACAAGTACTAACGTAAATAGATTTAAAAATAACAACGGTATTCATACAATAAAAAATGATAACCACAAGTGAAAAGATATTGAAATTCACTCACTAACAGCAAATAATTATGTTTCTTACTTTCTTTGCTAATCAAGATTTCAATAAGTGCAGGATTAAAGTCTTCAAAATGTCAACTATGTGTCAATCTGTAGTTAATTTCACATTATATCTCACTTCCTACCTCCATGGCCTATAGAAACTAGAAAGTTAAATCAATATTATCATTTTTAGGACATCAATGGTTGGTACCAAAAGCCCTACATAAGGAGCTTTGCTTTAATCGTTGAGACATGGGAGGAACTGCTAGTTGTTTAATCCCAAAGAATTGGCTCAAATATGTTCAGTTAGCATATTGAATAAACACTTACCCTGAGAAAGTCAGCAACTTATCGTGATTCCAAATGCTCCATTTTGAAACTTTTACCCTTCAGCTGGTAGTCTTTGGGATTTTTTCTAATAGTCAGATTGAACTGTCCCTTTCAATATTTTCCATAACAATTCTTATTTGCATTTTTTCCAAGGAAAAAAACAATGTGGAAGTCTATAGAAAACCaaatctcattttatttttattaacagtaattttctaaattaataaaagtaataCACTAAAGATATATCAAGTAATAATACCAGACTTTTGAATATTCAACAAGCAATAACAGCTAAAGAATAATTCTCACCAAAGCATTAAAATCCATTAGCTATCAGCAGCAAACCATCAACAACAGCTATAAACTATAAACTACTAGCGCTTAACTTGATCAGACCCTTAGATCAACTATTATTAGATATCCAATTATCCAAACATccaattagtaataataataactaattTTTATCATTGTGAAACAAGTTGTCTCAGCTATTGTGGGTCAAACAGCTATTCGCCAACCCCCAATTGTTAAAAGAGACATCCTCCAAATCATAACAATAACATCATTGCCTAGTTCCTAAATAGAGTAACAAAAATTCAACATAGTCTAGTGACTGAAAATCAGGAACCAGTGCTAGAACACATTAAAATGGAAGACAAAATACTTTAATCTaggtataattttaaaagtaaaagatCAAAAACTTAAATAGAGAATTCCGCAAGCCTAACATATTGTCTTAGTCATTTGACTGGTCCCCAACACAGTTTCACATGGTGTTGGGAAAAGCAGAGTGAACGGGTAATAGAATCATGAATCTATATATGAATGTTTAAGCCATACATGCTAATAAAAGGCATGCCAAGAATCAGTTCTAAAGGTTTTATAACCTTACTTGGAGATGTATCAGGTGCAATTAGTGCAACACCATTAGCTGAGGCAGCACGTTGAGCTCCTGACTTCATTATAAAGTTCTCATCAGTGCAGGTAAGGCCTGAGAGCCAATAAAGGATCTGCTCAACCATGAAAGCAATATCATTTGGATGTATACATATTATGTTGCAGCAACAATCATAATCACaaataaagcaaattaatggTAAACTATTCATAAGGATTAATGATGGGATTATATTTTTGTCTAGTCTTAACACTAAGAAACTGCATGTTTACAAGTGAAATGATTAAATTCAGTAATCAAGGGACTCAAAGAGTATGTAGCAAATGAGCAATAAGATCACCATTAACTTGGATTAAATTTTGGACAGACAATCATGAGTTAGCTGattgatatttttctttaaaaaaaaatagtaatttgATTTCACCATTTCTCACCAACCACACACTAACCCAACTACCTCACTCACACACAAAGACGATCATATTTCTCTTGGGTGCATTCCGCTAATAACCCCTCAGCAAAAGATGGATTTAAAGAGAATCCCATCTCACTGGTACAATTAATCATTCAAAAATTTGGACTACAAAATcgcataatataaaaaaatagaggcagcaaatattgaaaattaaaacttgGGAAacaaaatatgataaaaaaatggGAAATGGGTATtataaaaaagagagaaaaaaaaaggcagAGAAGATATACAGGGAATTTGTGAGAAGAGGAAGTGGAAGGAGGGAAATAGATGTGGAAAGTCATAGAGCAGCCCAGTGTTGGGCTGAAATGCTTGTATCTCTTGTTGTATCCTCCAAACATCTTTGAGCTACTGATCTCACTCGGCTTcgtttccattttcttccacAGCAAATCTCTCCCTTCCTTCGCGAAAAATCTTATGTAGAGATTTTTGCTCGGCTGGTGAGTAGtgagaactttttctttgaaaggTTATAGGAGCAGGTGGACTTGGTTGTTTTTGTCCATTTCTGGGCCTCCATGACAGTGGACCCACTGTTAGGTAGATGGGCTTTTTCATCAAAATCTTTTTAGATTTTTTCttctaattatatatttataccaaaaattattacttcttataaaattaattaaatatattaattaaaattgataaatatttatttaaatattattaagttTAGTCTCGTATTACCTTAAAtttgtttttagcttttttattttttaataaaatagtttagaaagttgatatttttattggtctagctaaataaaaatttaatgagtttaaatttaataaattaaaat includes:
- the LOC110621189 gene encoding S-formylglutathione hydrolase, with product METKPSEISSSKMFGGYNKRYKHFSPTLGCSMTFHIYFPPSTSSSHKFPILYWLSGLTCTDENFIMKSGAQRAASANGVALIAPDTSPRGLNVEGESESWDFGVGAGFYLNATQEKWKNWRMYDYVVKELPKLLSNNFPQLDTSRASISGHSMGGHGALTIYLKNLDKYKSVSAFAPIANPINCPWGQKAFTNYLGGNKADWEEYDATSLVSKFKDVSATILIDQGEDDKFLHDQLLPHKFEEACRSGNVPLLLRIQPGYDHSYYFVSTFIDDHISHHAQALNL